The window ATCGAACTCGCCGTTATGGCCGGCTCCGTACTGGCTGTACTGCTGATTATAGCGTTCGTAATCACGCGCCTTTATCGCCGCGCGACCAAGGAAGTCGCATTCGTAAGGACAGGGTTCCGGGGCGAGCAGGTGGTGATGAATGGCGGCGCACTGGTGCTGCCGGTCCTGCATGAAACGATGCCGGTCAACATGAACACCGTGCGGCTTGCAGTGGAGCGTAAGAATGCCGACGCGCTCATCACGCTCGACCGGTTGCGGATCGACGTAAAGGCGGAATTCTACGTTCGCGTGCGGCCCGATGCAGGCGCTATTGCCATGGCCGCGCAGACGCTGGGCCTACGCACGATGGAACCCGAAGCGCTGAAGGATCTGGTCGAAGGCAAATTCGTCGATGCGCTGCGGTCGGTCGCGGCGGGCATGACCATGAACCAACTACACGAACAGCGGGCAGATTTCGTGCAGAAGGTGCAGCAGGTGTCCTCCAGCGATCTCGCCATGAACGGGCTGGAACTGGAATCGGTCTCACTGACCGGGCTCGATCAGACCAGCATCGAACATTTCAATGCCAACAACGCTTTCGATGCGGAAGGTCTGACCAAGCTGACCGAGCAGATCGAGCTGCGTAAGAAAGCGCGCAACGACATCGAACAGGACACGCGCGTCCAGATGGAAACAAAGAATCTGGAGGCGGATCAGAAAAGCTTCGAAATCGGGCGCGACCAGGAATATGCGCGGCTGGAACAGGAACGCGAGGTCGAGGTTCGCCGCGCTGGACAGACCGCCGAAATTGCGCGCGAACAGGCCGAACGCAACCGCGAGGCGGATGCCGCCCGGATCGAAGCGAAGAAGCAGGTCGACGCCCAGCAAATCGAGGCCGACCGGCTGGTGGAGGAGGCGCGCATCGACCAGACCCGCGCGCTGGAAATCGCCCGTCAGGAACAACAGATCGCGGTGCAGAACAAAAGTCGCGAGGAAAGCCAGGCCAAGGCGCAGGCCGACGAAGCTCGCGCAAGCGCGGTTGCAGCGGAAGAGGGCGTGAAGACCGCCCGCGAAACCGAAGTGGCCGATCGCGACAAGCGCATCGAGCTGATCGAGGCGGCCAAGGCGGCGGAACGCGATGCCATCCACGTGCGGGTGGAAGCCGAAGCGGAAAAGGATGCCGCTTCCAACCGCGCCGAGGCCCAGCGTCTTGAAGCGCAGGGTGAAGCGGAAGCGGAAAAACTGCGCGCCGATGCGGCCCGCGTCCGTTTCGAAGTGGAAGCCGCAGGCCAGAAGGCAGTCAACGAAGCGGCCAATATCCTGTCCAATGATCAAATCTCGCTCAAGACAAAGCTGGCGCTGCTCGAGGTGATGCCGGACCTGGTGCGTGAAAGCGCCAAGCCGATGGAAGCGATCGATTCGATCAAGATCGTACAGGTCGACGGGCTGACCCAGAATGGCGGTTCGGGCCGTGGTTCGGGGGACGGGTCGAATGGCTCCGGAAGCGGATCGGGCAATCTGGCCGGTGACGCCGTGTCGGCCGCGCTTGCCTATCGTGCACAGGCACCAGTGCTCGACGGGTTGATGAAGGAGCTGGGGCTGGACGGCTCCTCGCTTTCCAAGCTGGTCGAGGGCGCGAGCGAAGCGGAAGCGCAAGCCACTCCTGCCGCATCACGGCCCGCCCTTACCCAGCCAGCATCGAAGTCGGCGTCGCAGTCAGGGTCGCAACCGGAACATAAGACCGATAGCGAGCAGCAAGACCGCGGGTCGCAAGGTAAGCAGCGCCAGGATTCGCAACCACAGGACAGCGGTTCGAAACGCCGGTTGCCCAAAGCTTCGCCAGACGACACATCATCTTCGCACAGCTAATTCCGATCGACACCAACCGACGCGGCGGCGTGTTGCCGCAGGAGAACCGACCATGACCGATACCGCCCCGAACCTAGCCGGCAACCCATTCGACTTTTCCGGCAAGACCGCGCTGGTGGTGGGCGGGTCGAGCGGGATCGGCAACACGACCGCGCAGGCGTTCCGCCGTGCCGGGGCAACGGTCCATGTGTGGGGCACCCAAGCAGCAGCGTCGGATTACGGCGATTCCGATATGGAAGGGCTGCATTACGCGCAGGTCAACGTGGCGGACCGCGCTTCGCTCGATGCGGCAAGCCTGCCCGAGACGCTCGATATCGCGATGCTCAGCCAAGGCGTGGTCAAATACGACCTTGCGGAATATCGCCGCGATGCGTGGGACGAGGTGGTGGATGTAAACCTCACTTCGCTGATGGATTGCGCGCGGCTGATGCATCCGCTGCTGGCCGCCACGAAGGGCTCGCTCATCACCGTCAGTTCCATCGCCGGATACAAGGCCACCGCGACCAATCCTGCCTATGGCGCTTCGAAAGCGGCCGCCATCGCGCTCACCCGGGCGCTGGCGCTGGCATGGGCGCGCGACGGCATTCGCGTAAACGGTATCGCACCGGGTTTCGTCCGCACCAAAATGACCGCGCAACAGTTCGAAGACGAGAAGCGCGAGGCCCAGACATTGCGGACCATCCCCCTGCGCCGCACTGGCGAACAGGACGAGATAGCCGACGCCGCCATGTTCCTCGCCTCGTCCATGGCCAGCTATATGATCGGACAGACCCTGACGGTGGATGGCGGGCTAA of the Alteripontixanthobacter maritimus genome contains:
- a CDS encoding SDR family NAD(P)-dependent oxidoreductase; the encoded protein is MTDTAPNLAGNPFDFSGKTALVVGGSSGIGNTTAQAFRRAGATVHVWGTQAAASDYGDSDMEGLHYAQVNVADRASLDAASLPETLDIAMLSQGVVKYDLAEYRRDAWDEVVDVNLTSLMDCARLMHPLLAATKGSLITVSSIAGYKATATNPAYGASKAAAIALTRALALAWARDGIRVNGIAPGFVRTKMTAQQFEDEKREAQTLRTIPLRRTGEQDEIADAAMFLASSMASYMIGQTLTVDGGLTLM
- a CDS encoding flotillin family protein, translating into MAGSVLAVLLIIAFVITRLYRRATKEVAFVRTGFRGEQVVMNGGALVLPVLHETMPVNMNTVRLAVERKNADALITLDRLRIDVKAEFYVRVRPDAGAIAMAAQTLGLRTMEPEALKDLVEGKFVDALRSVAAGMTMNQLHEQRADFVQKVQQVSSSDLAMNGLELESVSLTGLDQTSIEHFNANNAFDAEGLTKLTEQIELRKKARNDIEQDTRVQMETKNLEADQKSFEIGRDQEYARLEQEREVEVRRAGQTAEIAREQAERNREADAARIEAKKQVDAQQIEADRLVEEARIDQTRALEIARQEQQIAVQNKSREESQAKAQADEARASAVAAEEGVKTARETEVADRDKRIELIEAAKAAERDAIHVRVEAEAEKDAASNRAEAQRLEAQGEAEAEKLRADAARVRFEVEAAGQKAVNEAANILSNDQISLKTKLALLEVMPDLVRESAKPMEAIDSIKIVQVDGLTQNGGSGRGSGDGSNGSGSGSGNLAGDAVSAALAYRAQAPVLDGLMKELGLDGSSLSKLVEGASEAEAQATPAASRPALTQPASKSASQSGSQPEHKTDSEQQDRGSQGKQRQDSQPQDSGSKRRLPKASPDDTSSSHS